The following proteins are encoded in a genomic region of Saccharopolyspora antimicrobica:
- a CDS encoding WXG100 family type VII secretion target, whose translation MDTSLVTAIIRAGLTLLTQAVSDVTGDPGELRSKARDCAQCAQQVGAAARATNQVVTQLGETWNGRGYDACRQKSDGFVDQLTNVLKVALEKESQRLTAASDALVRARSTAQQQKADFLQKAMEIVQRMMDGIRAAQGMSSPWREVAIALAIMNAVMQATQLKSQSEASAEQNKNALSQTLTTLFADSGTPAAVAA comes from the coding sequence ATGGACACCAGTCTGGTCACCGCGATCATCAGGGCAGGCCTGACGCTGCTCACCCAAGCGGTCAGCGACGTCACCGGCGACCCGGGTGAACTGCGGTCCAAGGCCAGGGATTGCGCGCAGTGCGCCCAGCAGGTGGGTGCGGCGGCGAGAGCGACGAACCAGGTCGTGACCCAGTTGGGCGAGACCTGGAACGGGCGGGGCTACGACGCGTGCCGGCAGAAGTCGGACGGCTTCGTCGACCAGTTGACCAACGTACTGAAGGTGGCGCTGGAGAAGGAGAGCCAGCGGCTCACCGCGGCATCCGACGCGCTGGTGCGGGCCCGCAGCACGGCGCAGCAGCAGAAGGCCGATTTCCTGCAGAAGGCGATGGAGATCGTGCAGCGCATGATGGACGGCATCCGGGCCGCGCAGGGCATGAGCTCGCCGTGGCGGGAGGTGGCCATCGCGCTGGCCATCATGAACGCGGTCATGCAGGCGACGCAGCTCAAGTCGCAGTCCGAGGCCTCCGCCGAGCAGAACAAGAACGCGCTCAGCCAGACCCTGACCACCCTGTTCGCCGACAGCGGCACGCCTGCCGCCGTCGCCGCCTGA
- the eccD gene encoding type VII secretion integral membrane protein EccD: MAAPRRVTVVSPGSRVDVALPLECTVAELIPQLVRLSGTPPRSEQHPGWVLARLGGAPLAPGLTVSATLMQDGEILSLQPRPSRETPLVFDDAVDAIAGAAQTRAGPWRPRTGRRVSLLAALALFTGTTAFVAGAFRGSVLAPVSCALIAVALVVSGGALSRARGDVDAATATAAAGVPAALLAGATALPPHSLVGSLPLGLAAVTVYATTAAMLVYRFTWFAPIIAASALGAAITACVPLFDLPGPRIAAVAVALTAALTAAAPMISLRLARLPMPKVPADMDSFRADEQPTLGSAVLGPTTTATHILTGLVTALGIVTAGCCLVLLGDPSPWAPVLVAVVAIAWLLRSRSYAGTAQRVATIVIGLVLLIGLTTRLLSTLDADWLLAAGAGTALAGVACLYYAGHGPSAAAPIRARWLDRIEYLVLIALIPTAAAVLDLYNTIRDAVG, from the coding sequence ATGGCAGCACCGCGCCGGGTCACCGTGGTCTCGCCCGGTTCCCGGGTCGACGTCGCGCTGCCGCTGGAGTGCACGGTGGCCGAGCTGATCCCGCAGCTGGTGCGGCTCAGCGGGACGCCGCCGCGGTCGGAGCAGCACCCGGGCTGGGTGCTGGCGCGCCTCGGCGGCGCCCCGCTGGCGCCGGGGCTGACGGTGTCGGCGACGCTGATGCAGGACGGGGAGATCCTGTCCCTGCAACCCCGCCCGAGCCGGGAGACACCGCTGGTCTTCGACGACGCGGTGGACGCGATCGCCGGTGCGGCGCAGACCCGCGCCGGCCCGTGGCGGCCGCGGACCGGTCGGCGGGTCAGCCTGCTGGCGGCTCTCGCGCTGTTCACCGGGACGACCGCGTTCGTCGCCGGGGCTTTCCGCGGCAGCGTGCTGGCACCGGTGTCGTGCGCGCTGATCGCGGTGGCGCTGGTGGTCTCCGGCGGTGCGCTGTCGCGGGCTCGTGGCGATGTGGACGCCGCGACGGCGACCGCCGCGGCCGGAGTCCCGGCTGCGCTGCTGGCCGGAGCCACCGCGCTGCCGCCGCACTCCCTGGTGGGTTCGCTTCCGCTCGGGCTCGCCGCGGTCACCGTCTACGCCACCACGGCGGCGATGCTGGTCTACCGGTTCACCTGGTTCGCGCCGATCATCGCCGCCTCGGCGCTCGGTGCGGCGATCACCGCGTGCGTCCCGCTTTTCGACCTGCCCGGCCCCCGGATCGCGGCGGTGGCTGTCGCGCTGACAGCGGCGCTGACCGCGGCCGCACCGATGATCTCGCTGCGGCTGGCCAGGCTGCCGATGCCCAAGGTGCCCGCCGACATGGATTCGTTCCGCGCCGACGAGCAGCCCACACTCGGCTCGGCCGTGCTCGGCCCGACGACGACGGCCACCCACATCCTGACCGGCCTGGTCACCGCGCTGGGCATCGTGACGGCGGGCTGCTGCCTGGTGCTGCTCGGGGATCCGTCGCCGTGGGCGCCGGTGCTGGTCGCCGTGGTGGCCATCGCCTGGCTGCTGCGCTCCCGCTCCTACGCGGGCACCGCGCAGCGGGTGGCGACGATCGTCATCGGCCTGGTCCTGCTCATCGGCCTGACCACCCGACTGCTGTCCACACTGGACGCGGACTGGCTGCTCGCGGCGGGCGCGGGAACCGCGCTGGCCGGGGTGGCCTGCCTGTACTACGCCGGGCACGGCCCGAGCGCGGCCGCTCCGATCCGGGCCCGCTGGCTGGACCGGATCGAATACCTGGTGCTGATCGCCCTGATCCCCACCGCCGCCGCGGTCCTGGACCTCTACAACACCATCCGCGACGCGGTCGGCTAG
- the eccCa gene encoding type VII secretion protein EccCa: MRTQPALRDRAPEQIVLQAPPGVAKGGGSQSWMQMMFMVPMMLGMGAMSFVYIGRSGGPMTYIFGGLFVVVMIGMITMSVAGGRQSAKAKINEERRDYQRYLAGLRKQVRETAEAQRAALLFTQPEPEDLWTIVPTQRRWERRRTDAHFGQVRIGLGPQQLATPLRAPQTAPLEDLDPVASTSLRHFIRTYSTVPDLPVAIALRGYARITISGARDEVAELARAVIGQAVTFHSPADLRVALCVAERNRADWDWAKWLPHAQDESESDAAGPVRLAAGDIAALVELLGPDFTERPAFTKNAKPDAERPHLLVISDGSPVPQEAERHGTTVLELTELPPDAVRPNALFLHVSDGLMGMLVGSDEEVGFRYVGEPDQLSTTSAEALARTMAPWHTPGSAAAETPMSTTFGLADLLGLGDPRDTDPAVTWRPRSARERLRVPLGLDPDGLPVEIDLKESAEGGMGPHGLVIGATGSGKSELLRTLVTGLAVTHSSEALNLALIDFKGGATFAGMSELPHTCAVITNLSDDLALVDRMADAIHGELVRRQELLRTAGNYASVRDYEQAREAGADLAPLPALLVIIDEFSELLSSRPEFIDLFVMIGRLGRSLSVHLLLASQRLEEGRLRGLDAHLSYRIGLRTFSASESRTVLGVPDAYHLPAVPGSAYLKSDTDTLQRLKAAYVSGELPARSAAGAVPESAPGRQVIPFGLDRAEDPAPPVVWPAQLPEAEPEENTGETIMSAMVDRLVGRGPDAHRIWLPPLDEPPTLDQLLPALGLDPERGLCPVGWSGNGGLAVPVATVDKPFEQRRDQLWLDFSGAAGNALLIGAPQSGKSTFLRSTIASLALTHTPAEVQFFLLDMGGGALAAVAGLPHVSGHAARRDEERCRRIVAEATTLLDQREAFFAEHGIDSIQTFRQRRAEFTESGGAGREFGDVFVVVDDWATVRQEFSSLEDPLVRLATRGLGFGIHVIISTTWWLNLPTPLRDSMGTRVELRLGDPSDSMIDRRAAQNVPAAAPGRGLTVDKLHMLTALPRADGDQRPETLAAGTSELVARVCQAWPGAPAPRVRLLPRKVAADELPLPAGRAIPLGLAESDLQPVHLDFATEPHFIAFADVESGKTALLRSIAHGITRQYTPEEARIIAVDYRRGLLGAIGEEHLLGYAGSEPALDDAVAQVAQAMRERLPGPDITPEQLRRRDWWQGRELFLLVDDYELVASPGKVTHPLLPLLDLLPHARDIGLHLVLARGSGGAARAMFDPVVQRIRELGSPGLVMSGSRDEGALLGDVRPGKQPPGRGVLVRRRAANELVQVAWTPFGAGTSAVADDVSSAV, from the coding sequence ATGCGGACCCAACCGGCGCTGCGCGACCGCGCGCCCGAGCAGATCGTGCTGCAGGCCCCGCCCGGCGTGGCCAAGGGCGGCGGCAGCCAGTCCTGGATGCAGATGATGTTCATGGTGCCGATGATGCTCGGCATGGGCGCCATGTCGTTCGTCTACATCGGACGATCCGGCGGCCCGATGACCTACATCTTCGGCGGCCTGTTCGTCGTCGTGATGATCGGCATGATCACCATGTCGGTGGCGGGCGGCAGGCAGTCGGCCAAGGCCAAGATCAACGAGGAGCGCCGGGACTACCAGCGCTACCTCGCCGGACTGCGCAAGCAGGTGCGCGAAACCGCCGAAGCCCAGCGCGCCGCGCTGCTGTTCACCCAGCCCGAACCCGAAGACCTGTGGACCATCGTGCCCACCCAGCGGCGCTGGGAGCGGCGCCGGACCGACGCGCACTTCGGCCAGGTCCGCATCGGACTCGGCCCCCAGCAGCTGGCCACCCCGCTGCGCGCGCCGCAGACCGCGCCGCTGGAAGACCTCGACCCGGTCGCCTCCACCTCGCTGCGGCACTTCATCCGCACCTACTCGACGGTGCCCGACCTGCCGGTGGCCATCGCGCTGCGCGGCTACGCCCGCATCACCATCAGCGGAGCCCGCGACGAGGTCGCCGAGCTGGCCCGGGCCGTGATCGGCCAAGCGGTCACCTTCCACTCGCCGGCCGACCTGCGCGTGGCGCTGTGCGTGGCGGAGCGCAACCGCGCGGACTGGGACTGGGCGAAGTGGTTGCCGCACGCCCAGGACGAGTCCGAATCCGACGCCGCCGGGCCGGTCCGGCTGGCGGCCGGTGACATCGCGGCGCTCGTCGAACTGCTGGGACCCGACTTCACCGAACGCCCGGCGTTCACCAAGAACGCGAAACCCGACGCCGAACGCCCGCACCTGCTGGTGATCTCCGACGGCAGCCCCGTCCCGCAGGAAGCCGAGCGGCACGGCACCACCGTGCTCGAACTGACCGAGCTGCCACCCGACGCGGTCCGCCCGAACGCGCTGTTCCTGCACGTCTCCGACGGGCTGATGGGCATGCTCGTCGGCAGCGACGAGGAGGTCGGGTTCCGCTACGTCGGCGAACCGGACCAGCTGAGCACCACCTCCGCCGAAGCGCTGGCCCGGACGATGGCACCGTGGCACACACCCGGCTCGGCCGCCGCCGAAACCCCGATGTCCACCACGTTCGGCCTGGCCGACCTGCTCGGCCTCGGCGACCCCCGCGACACCGACCCGGCGGTGACCTGGCGACCCCGCAGCGCCCGCGAGCGGCTGCGCGTCCCCCTCGGCCTGGACCCCGACGGGCTGCCGGTCGAGATCGACCTGAAGGAATCCGCGGAAGGCGGCATGGGCCCGCACGGACTGGTGATCGGCGCGACCGGCTCCGGCAAGAGCGAACTCCTCCGCACGCTGGTCACCGGCCTGGCCGTGACGCACTCCTCGGAAGCGCTGAACCTCGCGCTGATCGACTTCAAGGGCGGCGCGACCTTCGCCGGCATGAGCGAACTCCCGCACACCTGCGCGGTGATCACCAACCTCTCCGACGACCTCGCGCTGGTCGACCGGATGGCCGATGCGATCCACGGCGAACTGGTCCGCCGCCAGGAACTGCTGCGCACCGCGGGCAACTACGCCTCGGTGCGCGACTACGAGCAGGCCCGCGAAGCCGGGGCCGACCTCGCACCGCTGCCCGCACTGCTGGTGATCATCGACGAGTTCAGCGAACTGCTCTCCAGCCGACCGGAGTTCATCGACCTGTTCGTGATGATCGGCCGACTCGGGCGCAGCCTGTCGGTGCACCTGCTGCTGGCCTCCCAGCGGCTGGAGGAAGGACGCCTGCGCGGACTGGACGCGCACCTGTCCTACCGGATCGGGTTGCGCACCTTCTCCGCGTCGGAAAGCCGCACGGTGCTCGGCGTCCCGGACGCCTACCACCTGCCGGCGGTGCCCGGCTCGGCCTACCTTAAGAGCGACACGGACACCTTGCAACGACTCAAAGCCGCCTACGTCTCCGGCGAGCTCCCGGCCCGCTCCGCAGCAGGTGCGGTGCCGGAATCCGCACCGGGCAGGCAGGTCATCCCCTTCGGACTGGACCGCGCGGAAGACCCGGCACCGCCCGTGGTGTGGCCCGCGCAGCTGCCCGAGGCCGAACCGGAGGAGAACACCGGCGAAACCATCATGAGCGCGATGGTCGACCGCCTGGTGGGGCGGGGGCCGGACGCGCACCGGATCTGGCTGCCGCCCCTGGACGAACCGCCGACCCTCGACCAGCTGCTCCCGGCCCTCGGGCTCGACCCGGAGCGAGGACTGTGCCCGGTCGGCTGGAGCGGCAACGGCGGACTGGCCGTCCCGGTGGCCACCGTGGACAAACCGTTCGAGCAGCGCCGGGACCAGCTGTGGCTGGACTTCTCCGGCGCCGCGGGCAACGCCCTGCTGATCGGCGCACCGCAGAGCGGCAAGAGCACCTTCCTGCGCAGCACCATCGCCTCGCTCGCCCTCACCCACACCCCGGCGGAAGTGCAGTTCTTCCTGCTGGACATGGGCGGCGGCGCGCTGGCCGCCGTCGCCGGGCTGCCGCACGTCAGCGGCCACGCCGCGCGCCGCGACGAGGAGCGCTGCCGGCGCATCGTCGCCGAGGCCACCACGCTGCTGGACCAGCGGGAGGCGTTCTTCGCCGAGCACGGCATCGACTCCATCCAGACCTTCCGCCAGCGGCGCGCCGAGTTCACCGAAAGCGGCGGCGCGGGACGCGAATTCGGCGACGTGTTCGTCGTCGTCGACGACTGGGCGACGGTGCGCCAGGAGTTCTCCTCGCTGGAAGACCCGCTGGTCCGGCTGGCCACCCGCGGGCTCGGCTTCGGCATCCACGTGATCATCTCCACCACCTGGTGGCTGAACCTGCCGACCCCGCTGCGCGACAGCATGGGCACCCGCGTCGAACTGCGCCTCGGTGACCCGAGCGACTCGATGATCGACCGCCGCGCCGCGCAGAACGTCCCCGCCGCTGCACCGGGCAGGGGACTGACGGTGGACAAGCTCCACATGCTCACGGCGCTGCCCCGGGCCGACGGCGACCAACGCCCGGAAACGCTGGCCGCGGGCACCTCGGAACTGGTCGCCAGGGTCTGCCAGGCCTGGCCGGGTGCCCCGGCGCCGCGCGTGCGGCTGTTGCCGCGCAAGGTCGCTGCTGACGAACTGCCGCTGCCCGCCGGGCGCGCCATCCCGCTGGGACTGGCCGAATCCGACCTGCAACCGGTGCACCTGGACTTCGCCACCGAACCGCACTTCATCGCGTTCGCCGACGTGGAGAGCGGCAAGACCGCTCTGCTGCGCAGCATCGCGCACGGCATCACCCGCCAGTACACCCCCGAAGAGGCCCGGATCATCGCCGTGGACTACCGGCGCGGCCTGCTCGGCGCCATCGGCGAAGAACACCTGCTCGGCTACGCCGGATCCGAACCGGCGCTCGACGACGCCGTCGCCCAAGTCGCCCAGGCCATGCGGGAACGACTGCCCGGCCCGGACATCACCCCCGAACAGCTGCGCCGCCGCGACTGGTGGCAGGGCCGCGAACTGTTCCTGCTCGTCGACGACTACGAACTCGTCGCCTCACCCGGCAAGGTCACCCACCCGCTGCTGCCGCTGCTCGACCTGCTGCCGCACGCCCGCGACATCGGCCTGCACCTGGTGCTGGCCCGCGGCAGCGGCGGCGCGGCACGAGCCATGTTCGACCCAGTGGTCCAGCGGATCCGGGAACTGGGCTCACCAGGACTGGTGATGTCGGGCAGCCGCGACGAAGGCGCGTTGCTCGGCGACGTCCGTCCGGGCAAGCAGCCACCGGGCCGCGGCGTGCTGGTGCGCCGCCGCGCCGCGAACGAACTGGTCCAGGTGGCCTGGACTCCGTTCGGTGCGGGCACAAGTGCCGTCGCCGACGACGTCAGTTCTGCCGTGTGA
- a CDS encoding TerD family protein translates to MLDKQIIQRTLRVPRSTAPAGDGSAAARQMDAVLVGAGFKASRDLLEHVSALEPGAASDLAAQVVGSVRELVGDHVQHNSYFIDFPRGVPDTVEFWVSCLRDAFVPSGAASPTDAELLAGLSAGLIGLLDLPRYGRYQHTYAEMLAAHDELIPSVKDRVTVVHLGDSFDHEARALYLELAGSTTPLGETDRKLLAELAEHCGGEVPESMPVRENRAVINTARLAAGLPLVGVDTVVDVLRTACQASGGDVTLAEPSRFRSFTRRERRVLLAALDQVVAGAEGKLGDIARWAERFKRLGERLHPHEYPRFPGAQDVFAVARGERTAPSLTGRAELAFAAGDIPAAAAVLAGAPGLFMRSLDRLLRQATEPDAVLDAMEKVLGSVSGRVLCSVREHLINRGAADAHRVFVNRARRAWVAPDARAPLPREVIERASDLIDAELLARLPELERLVVDPAVLEVALPLSGAASEDGFSVLPRGSRSEVEGEVLRFFAHWRQTRKNTDFDLSAQLLDAEFRYLRHVSWTDFGGGDVVYSGDLTSAPDGATEFIDIALDSVDAAYVVPQVDIYSGEDFNHVAESMFGWMTRDRAQAGAPFDARTVRARSDMRGSGRIALPVVFGRGTGGKWTATWLHLYLASDRIFNQLENNNLTTGALTQALVRREYLTVRYLVELWRRKCGSVTAWDPAAELDGPVTFLGLHRPEGLPAGSTAITPDGLVP, encoded by the coding sequence GTGCTCGACAAGCAGATCATCCAGCGGACGCTGCGCGTGCCGCGCAGCACGGCACCGGCCGGGGACGGTTCCGCCGCCGCCCGCCAGATGGACGCGGTTCTGGTCGGCGCCGGGTTCAAAGCGTCGCGCGACCTGCTGGAGCACGTCTCGGCGCTGGAGCCGGGTGCGGCCTCGGACCTGGCCGCGCAGGTGGTCGGCTCGGTGCGCGAGCTGGTCGGCGACCACGTGCAGCACAACTCGTACTTCATCGACTTCCCGCGCGGTGTGCCGGACACGGTGGAGTTCTGGGTGAGCTGCCTGCGGGACGCGTTCGTCCCGAGCGGTGCCGCATCGCCGACCGACGCCGAGCTGCTCGCCGGGCTCAGCGCCGGGCTGATCGGTCTGCTGGACCTCCCGCGCTACGGCCGCTACCAGCACACCTACGCCGAAATGCTGGCCGCGCACGACGAGCTGATCCCGTCGGTCAAAGACCGCGTCACGGTCGTGCACCTGGGCGATTCGTTCGACCACGAGGCCCGCGCGCTGTACCTGGAGCTGGCCGGTTCGACCACGCCGCTGGGCGAAACCGACCGGAAGCTGCTCGCCGAGCTGGCCGAGCACTGCGGCGGTGAGGTGCCGGAGAGCATGCCGGTGCGGGAGAACCGGGCTGTGATCAACACCGCCCGGCTGGCGGCGGGGCTTCCGCTGGTGGGAGTCGACACCGTTGTCGACGTGCTGCGCACGGCGTGCCAGGCCAGCGGTGGTGACGTGACGCTGGCCGAGCCGAGCCGGTTCCGCAGCTTCACCCGGCGCGAACGACGAGTGCTGCTGGCCGCGCTGGACCAGGTCGTGGCCGGTGCCGAGGGCAAGCTCGGCGACATCGCGCGCTGGGCGGAACGGTTCAAGCGGCTCGGTGAGCGACTGCACCCGCACGAGTACCCGCGGTTCCCAGGTGCGCAGGACGTGTTCGCCGTCGCGCGCGGCGAGCGGACTGCGCCGTCGTTGACCGGCCGCGCGGAACTGGCGTTCGCTGCCGGAGACATCCCCGCTGCCGCCGCAGTCCTGGCCGGTGCGCCCGGTCTGTTCATGCGATCGCTGGACAGGTTGCTCCGGCAGGCCACCGAACCGGACGCGGTGCTGGATGCGATGGAGAAGGTGCTCGGATCGGTGTCCGGGCGCGTGCTGTGCTCGGTCCGCGAACACCTCATCAACCGCGGGGCAGCCGATGCGCACCGCGTGTTCGTCAACCGCGCACGCCGCGCATGGGTCGCACCGGACGCGCGTGCACCGCTGCCCCGTGAGGTGATCGAGCGGGCGAGCGATCTGATCGACGCCGAACTGCTCGCGCGCTTGCCGGAGCTCGAGCGGCTGGTGGTCGACCCGGCGGTGCTGGAGGTGGCGCTGCCGTTGTCGGGCGCGGCCAGCGAGGACGGATTCTCCGTGCTGCCGCGTGGTTCCCGCAGCGAGGTCGAGGGGGAGGTGCTCCGGTTCTTCGCGCACTGGCGGCAAACTCGTAAGAACACCGACTTCGACCTGTCCGCGCAGCTGCTCGACGCGGAGTTCCGCTACCTGCGGCACGTTTCGTGGACCGACTTCGGCGGCGGTGATGTGGTGTACTCCGGCGATCTCACCTCGGCACCGGACGGCGCGACGGAGTTCATCGACATCGCGCTGGACTCGGTCGACGCGGCCTACGTCGTGCCGCAGGTCGACATCTACAGCGGCGAGGACTTCAACCACGTCGCCGAGTCGATGTTCGGCTGGATGACCCGCGACCGCGCGCAAGCCGGCGCGCCCTTCGACGCGCGCACCGTGCGGGCCCGCTCGGACATGCGCGGCTCCGGTCGCATCGCGCTGCCGGTCGTGTTCGGTCGCGGGACCGGCGGGAAGTGGACGGCGACGTGGCTGCACCTCTACCTGGCCAGCGACCGCATCTTCAACCAGCTGGAGAACAACAACCTCACCACCGGTGCGCTGACCCAGGCCCTGGTGCGGCGTGAGTACCTGACGGTGCGCTACCTGGTCGAGCTGTGGCGGCGGAAGTGCGGATCGGTCACCGCCTGGGACCCGGCGGCCGAGCTGGACGGACCCGTCACCTTCCTCGGGCTGCACCGGCCCGAGGGCCTGCCCGCCGGATCGACCGCGATCACACCGGACGGACTGGTACCCTGA
- a CDS encoding YbaB/EbfC family nucleoid-associated protein, producing MNADLPEMEELVQRMQHQQAEIDRIRRDIDTVLVSGYSRNDEVTATLRGTGRFTEFEIDPEALRRYDARDIGEVIAEAANDALEQLARLAEQRLAPVLSATDELA from the coding sequence ATGAACGCTGATCTGCCCGAGATGGAAGAGCTGGTGCAGCGGATGCAGCACCAGCAGGCGGAGATCGACCGCATCCGCCGGGACATCGACACCGTCCTGGTCTCCGGCTACTCGCGCAACGACGAGGTGACCGCCACCCTGCGCGGCACCGGCCGGTTCACCGAGTTCGAGATCGACCCGGAGGCCTTGCGCCGCTACGACGCCCGCGACATCGGCGAGGTGATCGCGGAGGCCGCCAACGACGCGCTGGAGCAGCTGGCCCGGCTGGCTGAGCAGCGGCTCGCGCCGGTGCTCAGCGCCACCGACGAGCTCGCCTGA
- a CDS encoding WXG100 family type VII secretion target, which translates to MSTPQGVVVDRAVMSKASSDFDDTATRIREMMAKLNAEVEGLVGATQNFNGSARLAFDQNKMLLNDKIQRAQNELTVIATKFNEVMNQHAGFSEQQSTQINQTTAALHSGGGIIAGLNG; encoded by the coding sequence ATGAGCACACCCCAGGGTGTCGTCGTCGACCGGGCGGTCATGAGCAAGGCGTCCAGCGACTTCGACGACACGGCGACGCGGATCCGCGAGATGATGGCCAAGCTCAACGCCGAGGTGGAGGGTCTGGTCGGCGCGACGCAGAACTTCAACGGCTCGGCGCGGCTGGCCTTCGACCAGAACAAGATGCTGCTCAACGACAAGATCCAGCGCGCGCAGAACGAGCTCACCGTCATCGCGACGAAGTTCAACGAGGTCATGAACCAGCACGCCGGCTTCTCCGAGCAGCAGAGCACCCAGATCAACCAGACCACAGCCGCCCTGCACTCGGGCGGCGGCATCATCGCCGGCCTCAACGGCTGA
- a CDS encoding HSP90 family protein, with amino-acid sequence MENAGSSLVRPFQVDLGGVVDLLSRHIYSGADVYLRELLQNGRDAIAARAKADGGQGRAGIEIFPVGTVPESPEEFVFRDAGQGLSAAEAGELLATVGKSSKRDDVLNLRDEDYLGQFGIGLLSCFMVSDRIVVRSRSVQGHPPVEWTGSADGTFSIRELTEAESGGMAIGTEVRLAPRPDDAALLSAAKVLSLARRFGRYLPVEVRVRRADQMWETVNEPAVFLPQERPADERSAAEALEAFGAEQTGNRPLETIEISVPATGTQGVAYVLPFAPPPGARRSGQLYLGRMLLGEDLSELLPEWAYFVRCVLNTEGLRPTASREQLVADEALEYTREEIGKALRRWIVQQATTRPARFERFVAVHHLGLKSMAVHDDDLAAAVLPWLTVETSAGRMTVRDYLEQSRHVRYVETVDEFRQIAAVVPPDQPVINGGYTYESDLLRRLPLLIDDVTVEQVQASSILDELAPPPMDDRSSTSALERRAAAVLADLGCDALVRSFRPDNVTALYVADAAAIRRIERTEVRDSAPAVWADVLGGVDAITAGKPGRTPRNTTAQLCLNWQNPMIRQLSNLDDQLVFDRSVRLIYIQALLAGHRPLSRNDRTVMTTAMSDLIQLSVGVTS; translated from the coding sequence ATGGAAAACGCCGGGAGTTCGCTTGTGCGCCCGTTCCAGGTGGACCTTGGTGGAGTGGTCGATCTGCTGAGCAGGCACATTTACTCCGGCGCCGATGTCTACTTGCGCGAGCTGCTGCAGAACGGGCGCGACGCGATCGCCGCTCGCGCCAAGGCCGACGGCGGGCAGGGCCGGGCCGGCATCGAGATCTTCCCGGTCGGCACGGTGCCGGAATCGCCGGAGGAGTTCGTCTTCCGCGACGCCGGGCAGGGGTTGAGCGCCGCCGAAGCGGGCGAGCTGCTGGCCACCGTGGGCAAGAGCTCCAAGCGCGACGATGTGCTCAACCTCCGCGACGAGGACTACCTGGGCCAGTTCGGCATCGGCCTGCTGAGCTGCTTCATGGTGTCGGACCGGATCGTGGTGCGCAGCCGCTCGGTGCAAGGCCACCCGCCGGTGGAGTGGACCGGATCGGCCGACGGCACCTTCTCGATCCGGGAGCTCACCGAGGCCGAGTCGGGCGGGATGGCGATCGGCACCGAGGTGCGGCTGGCCCCGCGGCCGGACGACGCGGCGCTGCTGTCCGCGGCGAAGGTGCTGTCGCTGGCCCGCCGCTTCGGCCGGTACCTGCCGGTGGAGGTGCGGGTGCGGCGCGCCGACCAGATGTGGGAGACGGTCAACGAACCGGCGGTGTTCCTGCCGCAGGAGCGTCCGGCCGACGAGCGGTCGGCGGCTGAGGCGCTGGAGGCGTTCGGCGCGGAGCAGACCGGGAACCGTCCACTGGAGACGATCGAGATCTCGGTGCCCGCCACCGGAACGCAGGGCGTGGCCTACGTGCTGCCGTTCGCGCCGCCGCCCGGCGCCCGGCGCAGCGGGCAACTCTACCTCGGCCGGATGCTGCTGGGCGAGGACCTCTCCGAACTGCTGCCGGAGTGGGCCTACTTCGTGCGCTGCGTCCTCAACACCGAGGGCCTGCGGCCGACGGCGTCGCGCGAGCAGCTGGTCGCCGACGAGGCGCTGGAGTACACCCGGGAGGAGATCGGGAAGGCGTTGCGGCGCTGGATCGTCCAGCAGGCCACCACCCGGCCGGCGCGGTTCGAGCGGTTCGTCGCGGTGCACCACCTGGGCCTGAAGTCGATGGCCGTGCACGACGACGACCTCGCCGCCGCGGTGCTGCCGTGGCTGACCGTGGAGACCTCGGCCGGGCGGATGACCGTCCGCGACTACCTGGAGCAGTCCCGCCACGTCCGCTACGTGGAGACCGTCGACGAGTTCCGGCAGATCGCGGCGGTCGTCCCGCCCGACCAGCCGGTGATCAACGGCGGCTACACCTACGAGTCGGACCTGCTGCGGCGGCTGCCGCTGCTGATCGACGACGTCACCGTGGAGCAGGTCCAGGCCAGTTCGATCCTGGACGAGCTCGCACCGCCGCCGATGGACGACCGCAGCAGCACCAGCGCGCTGGAGCGCCGGGCGGCGGCGGTGCTGGCCGACCTGGGCTGCGACGCGCTGGTGCGCTCTTTCCGGCCGGACAACGTCACGGCGCTCTACGTCGCCGACGCGGCGGCCATCCGCCGGATCGAGCGCACCGAGGTGCGCGACTCGGCGCCGGCGGTGTGGGCCGACGTGCTGGGCGGGGTGGACGCGATCACCGCGGGCAAGCCCGGCCGCACACCTCGCAACACCACGGCGCAGCTGTGCCTGAACTGGCAGAACCCGATGATCCGCCAGCTGTCCAACCTGGACGATCAGCTCGTCTTCGACCGCAGCGTGCGGCTGATCTACATCCAGGCCCTGCTGGCCGGGCACCGGCCGCTGTCCCGCAACGACCGAACCGTGATGACCACCGCGATGAGCGACCTGATCCAGCTCAGCGTGGGCGTCACGAGCTGA